The following coding sequences are from one Musa acuminata AAA Group cultivar baxijiao chromosome BXJ2-4, Cavendish_Baxijiao_AAA, whole genome shotgun sequence window:
- the LOC135611217 gene encoding sugar transport protein 10-like, protein MRPSPCFHGASDLCLIFLDDQAKRRYKKEPSYQRYRGTQKGSRSKTLAFPRSPQRRRACAEMAGGGLAPSNGEVKHYNGRVTSFVIVTCMIAATGGLIFGYDIGVSGGVTSMDEFLEKFFPSVYQQEKTASGSKNQWCQFDSQMLTSFTSSLYVAGLISTYFASMVTQAFGRKSSMLFGGAAFLLGSAINGVAMNVAMLIIGRILLGVGVGFANQAVPLYLSEMAPPQLRGALNMGFQMATTIGIFVAGLVNYGTGKLHAGYGWRISVALAAVPALIMTLGAIALPDTPNSLVERGLRDQAKATLQKIRGTDDVEAELQDMIEASEEAKKVSDPWSSILRPEHRPHLVMAIAIPMFQQLTGINVIMFYAPVLFKTIGFGDSASLMSAVISGLVNVFATTVSIATVDKFGRRVLFLEGGIQMVVSQVAVGAILGTFFGDAGTGKLSPGLANLVLALICVYVAAFAWSWGPLGWLVPSEIFPLNIRSAGQSIVVGVNFFFTFVIAQLFLMALCHLKSGLFHLFAAFVVVMTLFVVFLVPETKGVPIEEMTLVWKKHWFWKKYMLDDHITPSVHRRED, encoded by the exons ATGCGCCCGAGCCCCTGCTTTCATGGCGCGTCAGAcctttgtttgatcttcttggacGACCAAGCGAAGAGGAGGTATAAAAAGGAGCCGAGCTACCAGCGTTATCGTGGAACCCAAAAGGGAAGCAGAAGTAAAACTCTTGCCTTCCCTCGTTCACCACAGAGACGGAGAGCTTGCGCCGAGATGGCAGGTGGTGGGTTAGCGCCCTCAAATGGCGAGGTGAAGCACTACAATGGCCGTGTCACTTCCTTCGTGATCGTCACTTGCATGATCGCGGCCACCGGTGGCCTAATCTTCGGCTACGACATTGGCGTCTCGG GGGGTGTGACTTCCATGGATGAATTCCTTGAGAAGTTCTTCCCATCGGTGTACCAGCAGGAGAAGACGGCCAGCGGGTCGAAGAACCAATGGTGCCAGTTCGACAGCCAAATGCTGACGTCCTTCACGTCGTCCCTCTACGTCGCGGGGCTCATCTCCACCTACTTCGCGTCAATGGTGACCCAGGCATTTGGCAGGAAGTCATCCATGCTGTTCGGCGGGGCGGCCTTCCTCCTGGGCTCAGCCATCAATGGCGTCGCCATGAACGTGGCCATGCTCATCATCGGCCGCATTCTGCTCGGTGTCGGCGTGGGGTTCGCCAACCAGGCCGTCCCGCTTTACTTGTCCGAGATGGCACCGCCGCAGCTCCGAGGGGCGCTCAACATGGGGTTCCAGATGGCCACCACCATCGGCATCTTCGTCGCCGGCCTTGTGAATTATGGCACGGGAAAGCTCCATGCGGGATACGGGTGGCGCATATCGGTGGCCCTTGCTGCCGTGCCGGCTCTCATCATGACCCTTGGTGCCATCGCCCTCCCCGACACCCCCAACTCCCTCGTCGAGCGTGGCCTGCGCGACCAGGCCAAGGCCACGCTTCAGAAGATCCGGGGGACCGACGACGTCGAGGCGGAGCTGCAGGACATGATCGAGGCGAGCGAGGAGGCGAAGAAGGTGAGCGACCCCTGGAGTAGCATCCTCCGCCCGGAACACCGCCCGCATCTCGTCATGGCCATCGCCATCCCCATGTTCCAGCAGCTCACCGGCATCAACGTGATCATGTTCTACGCGCCGGTGCTCTTTAAGACCATCGGCTTCGGGGACAGCGCCTCGCTCATGTCGGCCGTCATCTCCGGCCTCGTCAACGTCTTCGCGACCACCGTGTCCATCGCAACCGTCGACAAGTTCGGCCGCAGGGTCCTGTTCCTGGAGGGCGGGATTCAGATGGTGGTGAGCCAGGTGGCCGTCGGGGCCATCCTGGGGACCTTCTTCGGGGATGCCGGCACCGGGAAGCTCTCGCCAGGGTTGGCCAACCTGGTGCTGGCGCTCATCTGCGTCTACGTCGCAGCGTTCGCGTGGTCGTGGGGGCCGCTCGGCTGGCTGGTACCCAGCGAGATCTTCCCGCTCAACATCCGGTCGGCGGGGCAGTCGATCGTGGTCGGCGTCAACTTCTTCTTCACCTTCGTCATCGCGCAGCTCTTCCTCATGGCGCTCTGCCACCTCAAATCCGGTCTGTTCCACCTGTTCGCTGCCTTCGTGGTAGTGATGACATTGTTCGTCGTCTTCCTGGTGCCCGAGACGAAGGGCGTGCCCATCGAAGAGATGACTCTGGTGTGGAAGAAGCACTGGTTTTGGAAGAAGTACATGCTCGACGACCACATCACGCCATCGGTGCACCGGCGAGAAGACTGA